The Musa acuminata AAA Group cultivar baxijiao chromosome BXJ2-2, Cavendish_Baxijiao_AAA, whole genome shotgun sequence genome has a segment encoding these proteins:
- the LOC135606022 gene encoding protein TRACHEARY ELEMENT DIFFERENTIATION-RELATED 7-like — protein sequence MAFLPSPRNYGFPFFFSPPPPKVSPFRAPPPSPKVSPFTPPPPSPSKQAPPPPPRRSPPPPSPSKQAPPPPPRRSPPPPSPSKQAPPPPPSPSKKAPPPPPKKMAPPPPKLSPPPPPRTPVHPPPAPVAPLPPAPPHIPPPSPPPPSPHHTVIIVVFVSLGGLFFLAFLAAALCCCLKKKKKKMAAKAEVVDVEDHVHIHETVVPGPHGEQLVALSIDEDIKVHEVIKKGELIGETSIREPALERPHSNDEATAGSSGTIHHNLVEHRNQ from the coding sequence ATGGCTTTCCTCCCTTCTCCCCGAAACTACGGCTTCCCTTTCTTCTTTTCTCCACCACCTCCCAAGGTGTCTCCATTCAGGGCACCGCCACCATCTCCAAAGGTGTCTCCTTTTACGCCTCCGCCACCATCACCTTCGAAGCaagcaccaccgccaccacctcgTCGTAGCCCTCCACCTCCGTCACCTTCAAAGCAagcaccgccgccgccaccacgccGCAGCCCCCCGCCACCTTCACCCTCAAAGCAAGCACCCCCACCGCCACCCTCCCCTTCAAAGAAAGCTCCCCCACCGCCACCAAAGAAGATGGCCCCGCCTCCACCAAAACTgtcgccgccaccaccacctcgAACCCCTGTCCACCCTCCACCAGCCCCAGTGGCACCACTGCCACCAGCACCACCCCACATCCCCCCACCGTCGCCTCCACCACCAAGCCCGCACCACACCGTAATCATCGTCGTGTTCGTTTCCCTTGGCGGCCTCTTCTTCCTCGCATTCCTCGCGGCGGCCCTCTGTTGCTgcctcaagaagaagaaaaagaagatggccGCCAAGGCGGAGGTCGTGGACGTCGAGGACCACGTGCACATCCATGAGACTGTCGTTCCAGGACCCCATGGCGAACAACTGGTGGCCCTGTCGATCGACGAAGACATCAAAGTCCACGAGGTGATCAAGAAGGGTGAATTGATCGGCGAGACCTCAATCAGGGAACCTGCACTGGAACGACCTCATTCAAACGACGAAGCCACTGCAGGTTCTTCCGGAACCATTCACCACAACCTCGTTGAACACAGAAATCAGTAG
- the LOC103975284 gene encoding ubiquitin-conjugating enzyme E2 2 produces MSTPARKRLMRDFKRLQQDPPAGISGAPHENNIMLWNAVIFGPDDTPWDGGTFKLTLQFTEDYPNKPPTVRFVSRMFHPNIYADGSICLDILQNQWSPIYDVAAILTSIQSLLCDPNPNSPANSEAARLFSENKREYNRRVREIVEQSWTAD; encoded by the exons ATGTCGACGCCGGCGAGGAAGCGGTTGATGCGGGATTTCAAGAGGCTGCAGCAGGATCCGCCGGCGGGGATCAGCGGGGCGCCGCACGAGAACAACATCATGCTGTGGAACGCCGTGATCTTTGG CCCCGATGACACACCGTGGGATGGAG GGACGTTCAAGCTAACTTTGCAATTTACTGAGGACTACCCTAACAAGCCACCTACTGTTCGATTTGTCTCACGTATGTTCCATCCAAACA TCTATGCAGATGGAAGCATTTGCTTGGATATTTTACAGAATCAGTGGAGTCCTATATATGATGTTGCTGCAATACTCACTTCTATACAG TCACTGCTCTGTGATCCAAATCCAAACTCGCCTGCAAACTCTGAGGCAGCTCGGCTGTTCAGCGAAAACAAGCGTGAATATAACCGGAGAGTTCGTGAGATCGTGGAGCAGAGCTGGACGGCTGACTAA